Proteins encoded together in one Staphylococcus aureus window:
- the cntD gene encoding staphylopine uptake ABC transporter ATP-binding protein CntD: protein MTLLTVKHLTITDTWTDQPLVSDVNFTLTKGETLGVIGESGSGKSITCKSIIGLNPERLGVTGEIIFDGTSMLSLSESQLKKYRGKDIAMVMQQGSRAFDPSTTVGKQMFETMKVHTSMSTQEIEKTLIEYMDYLSLKDPKRILKSYPYMLSGGMLQRLMIALALALKPKLIIADEPTTALDTITQYDVLEAFIDIKKHFDCAMIFISHDLTVINKIADRVVVMKNGQLIEQGTRESVLHHPEHVYTKYLLSTKKKINDHFKHVMRGDVHD from the coding sequence ATGACATTGTTAACAGTTAAACATTTGACGATTACAGATACCTGGACAGATCAACCACTCGTGAGTGATGTGAATTTTACATTAACTAAGGGTGAAACTTTAGGCGTTATTGGAGAAAGTGGTAGTGGTAAATCAATCACTTGTAAATCGATTATTGGTTTGAATCCCGAACGACTCGGGGTGACAGGTGAAATTATCTTTGATGGTACATCAATGTTGTCATTATCTGAATCGCAATTGAAAAAGTACCGTGGTAAAGACATTGCGATGGTCATGCAACAAGGTAGTCGTGCCTTTGACCCATCAACTACTGTCGGTAAACAAATGTTTGAGACTATGAAAGTACATACGTCAATGTCTACACAAGAAATTGAAAAGACATTGATTGAATATATGGATTATTTAAGTTTGAAAGATCCTAAACGTATATTAAAATCATACCCTTACATGTTATCAGGAGGAATGTTACAGCGATTGATGATTGCTTTAGCGTTAGCTTTGAAACCAAAGTTAATCATTGCTGATGAGCCGACAACGGCTTTAGATACAATTACACAATATGATGTACTGGAAGCATTTATAGATATTAAAAAACACTTTGACTGTGCGATGATTTTCATTTCACATGATTTAACGGTTATTAACAAGATTGCAGACCGTGTTGTTGTGATGAAAAATGGTCAGCTTATTGAACAAGGGACACGTGAATCAGTCTTGCATCATCCAGAACATGTTTATACGAAGTATTTATTATCAACGAAGAAGAAGATTAATGATCATTTTAAACATGTGATGAGGGGTGATGTACATGATTAA
- the cntE gene encoding staphylopine family metallophore export MFS transporter CntE has product MKGAMAWPFLRLYILTLMFFSANAILNVFIPLRGHDLGATNTVIGIVMGAYMLTAMVFRPWAGQIIARVGPIKVLRIILIINAIALIIYGFTGLEGYFVARVMQGVCTAFFSMSLQLGIIDALPEEHRSEGVSLYSLFSTIPNLIGPLVAVGIWNANNISLFAIVIIFIALTTTFFGYRVTFAEQEPDTSDKIEKMPFNAVTVFAQFFKNKELLNSGIIMIVASIVFGAVSTFVPLYTVSLGFANAGIFLTIQAIAVVAARFYLRKYIPSDGMWHPKYMVSVLSLLVIASFVVAFGPQVGAIIFYGSAILIGMTQAMVYPTLTSYLSFVLPKVGRNMLLGLFIACADLGISLGGALMGPISDLVGFKWMYLICGMLVIVIMIMSFLKKPTPRPASSL; this is encoded by the coding sequence ATGAAAGGTGCAATGGCTTGGCCCTTTTTGAGATTATATATATTAACATTGATGTTCTTTAGTGCCAATGCAATCTTAAACGTGTTTATACCTTTACGAGGGCATGATTTAGGCGCAACGAATACGGTTATCGGTATCGTTATGGGGGCATACATGTTAACAGCAATGGTATTTCGACCATGGGCAGGACAAATTATTGCTCGTGTCGGTCCCATTAAAGTATTAAGAATTATTTTGATTATCAATGCCATAGCTTTAATTATTTATGGTTTTACTGGCTTAGAAGGTTATTTCGTAGCACGTGTTATGCAAGGTGTGTGTACGGCATTCTTTTCTATGTCTTTACAGCTAGGTATTATTGATGCATTACCAGAGGAACATCGTTCTGAAGGTGTATCATTGTACTCGCTATTTTCAACGATTCCAAACTTAATCGGACCATTAGTTGCCGTAGGTATTTGGAATGCAAATAATATTTCACTATTTGCAATTGTCATTATCTTTATCGCATTAACAACAACATTCTTTGGCTATCGCGTGACCTTTGCTGAACAGGAACCCGATACGTCAGATAAGATTGAAAAAATGCCGTTTAACGCTGTAACTGTTTTTGCGCAATTTTTCAAAAATAAAGAGTTGTTGAACAGTGGTATTATCATGATTGTTGCATCGATTGTATTTGGTGCAGTTAGTACATTTGTACCGTTATACACAGTGAGTTTAGGATTCGCGAATGCGGGAATCTTTTTGACAATACAGGCCATCGCAGTTGTTGCGGCAAGATTTTACTTAAGGAAATACATTCCGTCAGATGGTATGTGGCATCCTAAATATATGGTATCTGTACTATCATTATTAGTAATCGCGTCATTTGTAGTGGCATTTGGTCCGCAAGTAGGTGCAATTATTTTCTATGGTAGTGCGATATTAATAGGAATGACGCAAGCAATGGTGTACCCAACATTAACATCATACTTAAGCTTCGTCTTACCAAAAGTAGGTCGTAATATGTTGTTAGGTTTATTTATTGCCTGTGCAGACTTAGGTATATCGTTAGGTGGCGCATTGATGGGACCTATTTCCGATTTAGTAGGATTTAAATGGATGTATCTAATTTGTGGTATGTTAGTCATTGTAATAATGATTATGAGTTTCTTGAAAAAGCCAACACCACGTCCAGCGAGTAGTCTTTAA
- the cntA gene encoding staphylopine-dependent metal ABC transporter substrate-binding lipoprotein CntA: MRKLTKMSAMLLASGLILTGCGGNKGLEEKKENKQLTYTTVKDIGDMNPHVYGGSMSAESMIYEPLVRNTKDGIKPLLAKKWDVSEDGKTYTFHLRDDVKFHDGTPFDADAVKKNIDAVQENKKLHSWLKISTLIDNVKVKDKYTVELNLKEAYQPALAELAMPRPYVFVSPKDFKNGTTKDGVKKFDGTGPFKLGEHKKDESADFNKNDQYWGEKSKLNKVQAKVMPAGETAFLSMKKGETNFAFTDDRGTDSLDKDSLKQLKDTGDYQVKRSQPMNTKMLVVNSGKKDNAVSDKTVRQAIGHMVNRDKIAKEILDGQEKPATQLFAKNVTDINFDMPTRKYDLKKAESLLDEAGWKKGKDSDVRQKDGKNLEMAMYYDKGSSSQKEQAEYLQAEFKKMGIKLNINGETSDKIAERRTSGDYDLMFNQTWGLLYDPQSTIAAFKAKNGYESATSGIENKDKIYNSIDDAFKIQNGKERSDAYKNILKQIDDEGIFIPISHGSMTVVAPKDLEKVSFTQSQYELPFNEMQYK; the protein is encoded by the coding sequence ATGAGAAAACTAACTAAAATGAGTGCAATGTTACTTGCATCAGGGCTAATTTTAACTGGTTGTGGCGGTAATAAAGGTTTAGAGGAGAAAAAAGAAAACAAGCAATTAACGTATACGACGGTTAAAGATATCGGTGATATGAATCCGCATGTTTACGGTGGATCAATGTCTGCTGAAAGTATGATATACGAGCCGCTTGTACGTAACACGAAAGATGGTATTAAGCCTTTACTAGCTAAAAAGTGGGATGTGTCTGAAGATGGGAAGACATACACGTTCCATTTGAGAGATGACGTTAAATTCCATGATGGTACGCCATTTGATGCTGACGCAGTTAAGAAAAATATTGACGCAGTTCAAGAAAACAAAAAATTGCATTCTTGGTTAAAGATTTCGACATTAATTGACAATGTTAAAGTTAAAGATAAGTACACGGTTGAATTGAATTTGAAAGAAGCATATCAACCTGCATTGGCTGAATTAGCGATGCCTCGTCCATATGTATTTGTGTCTCCAAAAGACTTTAAAAACGGTACAACAAAAGATGGCGTTAAAAAGTTCGATGGTACTGGTCCATTTAAATTAGGTGAACACAAAAAAGATGAGTCTGCAGACTTTAACAAAAATGATCAATACTGGGGCGAAAAGTCTAAACTTAACAAAGTACAAGCAAAAGTAATGCCTGCTGGTGAAACAGCATTCCTATCAATGAAAAAAGGTGAAACGAACTTTGCCTTCACAGATGATAGAGGTACAGATAGCTTAGACAAAGACTCTTTAAAACAATTGAAAGATACAGGTGACTATCAAGTTAAGCGTAGTCAACCTATGAATACGAAAATGTTAGTTGTCAATTCTGGTAAAAAAGATAACGCTGTGAGTGACAAAACAGTCAGACAAGCGATTGGTCATATGGTAAACAGAGATAAAATTGCCAAAGAAATTTTAGATGGTCAAGAAAAACCAGCAACTCAATTATTTGCGAAAAATGTAACAGACATTAATTTCGATATGCCAACACGTAAGTATGACCTTAAAAAAGCAGAATCATTATTAGATGAAGCTGGTTGGAAGAAAGGTAAAGACAGCGATGTTCGTCAAAAAGATGGTAAAAACCTTGAAATGGCAATGTACTATGACAAAGGTTCTTCAAGTCAAAAAGAACAAGCAGAATACTTACAAGCAGAATTTAAGAAAATGGGTATTAAGTTAAACATCAATGGCGAAACATCAGATAAAATTGCTGAACGTCGTACTTCTGGTGATTATGACTTAATGTTCAACCAAACTTGGGGATTATTGTACGATCCACAAAGTACTATTGCAGCATTTAAAGCGAAAAATGGTTATGAAAGTGCAACATCAGGCATTGAGAACAAAGATAAAATATACAACAGCATTGATGACGCATTTAAAATCCAAAACGGTAAAGAGCGTTCAGACGCTTATAAAAACATTTTGAAACAAATTGATGATGAAGGTATCTTTATCCCTATTTCACACGGTAGTATGACAGTTGTTGCACCAAAAGATTTAGAAAAAGTATCATTCACACAATCACAGTATGAATTACCATTCAATGAAATGCAGTATAAATAA
- a CDS encoding ABC transporter ATP-binding protein — translation MIKIKDVEKSYQSAHVFKRRRTPIVKGVSFECPIGATIAIIGESGSGKSTLSRMILGIEKPDKGCVTLNDQPMHKKKVRRHQIGAVFQDYTSSLHPFQTVREILFEVMCQCDGQPKEVMEVQAITLLEEVGLSKAYMDKYPNMLSGGEAQRVAIARAICINPKYILFDEAISSLDMSIQTQILDLLIHLRETRQLSYIFITHDIQAATYLCDQLIIFKNGKIEEQIPTSALHKSDNAYTRELIEKQLSF, via the coding sequence ATGATTAAAATTAAAGATGTTGAAAAGTCATATCAAAGCGCACATGTTTTTAAGCGTCGTCGAACACCTATCGTGAAAGGTGTGTCATTTGAGTGTCCAATCGGTGCGACGATTGCGATTATCGGAGAAAGTGGTAGCGGTAAATCGACGTTGAGTCGTATGATATTAGGTATTGAGAAACCGGATAAAGGTTGTGTAACCTTAAATGATCAACCGATGCATAAGAAGAAAGTGAGACGTCATCAAATTGGTGCTGTATTTCAAGATTATACGTCATCATTACATCCATTTCAGACTGTTAGAGAAATCTTATTTGAAGTGATGTGTCAATGTGATGGACAACCTAAAGAAGTTATGGAAGTCCAAGCAATTACATTGTTGGAAGAAGTCGGTCTATCTAAGGCATACATGGATAAATATCCTAATATGTTATCAGGTGGAGAGGCGCAACGTGTTGCGATTGCGCGTGCAATATGTATTAACCCTAAATATATTTTGTTTGATGAAGCCATTAGTTCACTCGACATGTCAATTCAAACACAAATATTAGATTTATTGATTCATTTACGTGAAACGCGTCAGTTGAGTTATATTTTTATCACACATGATATTCAAGCTGCCACGTATTTATGTGATCAATTAATTATTTTTAAAAACGGAAAAATAGAAGAACAAATTCCGACAAGCGCATTGCATAAAAGTGACAATGCTTATACAAGAGAATTAATAGAAAAACAACTATCATTCTAA
- the opp1B gene encoding nickel/cobalt ABC transporter permease, which translates to MFKFILKRIALMFPLMIVVSFMTFLLTYITNENPAVTILHAQGTPNVTPELIAETNEKYGFNDPLLIQYKNWLLEAMQFNFGTSYITGDPVAERIGPAFMNTLKLTIISSVMVMITSIILGVVSALKRGKFTDRAIRSVAFFLTALPSYWIASILIIYVSVKLNILPTSGLTGPESYILPVIVITIAYAGIYFRNVRRSMVEQLNEDYVLYLRASGVKSITLMLHVLRNALQVAVSIFCMSIPMIMGGLVVIEYIFAWPGLGQLSLKAILEHDFPVIQAYVLIVAVLFIVFNTLADIINALLNPRLREGAR; encoded by the coding sequence ATGTTCAAATTTATCTTAAAACGTATTGCGCTCATGTTTCCATTGATGATTGTAGTAAGTTTTATGACATTTCTATTGACGTATATTACAAATGAAAATCCAGCTGTGACAATTTTACATGCACAAGGGACGCCAAATGTAACACCAGAGTTGATTGCAGAAACGAATGAGAAGTACGGTTTCAATGATCCATTATTAATTCAATATAAAAATTGGTTACTTGAAGCGATGCAATTTAATTTTGGTACAAGCTACATTACAGGTGACCCAGTTGCTGAACGTATTGGTCCAGCATTTATGAATACATTGAAATTAACAATAATTTCAAGTGTTATGGTGATGATTACATCAATTATTTTAGGTGTAGTTAGTGCATTAAAAAGAGGAAAGTTCACTGATCGTGCGATACGTTCAGTGGCTTTCTTTCTAACTGCATTACCATCATATTGGATAGCTTCAATACTTATTATTTACGTTTCAGTGAAGTTAAACATATTGCCGACTTCTGGATTAACAGGTCCAGAAAGTTACATATTGCCAGTGATCGTTATTACGATTGCCTATGCTGGTATTTACTTTAGAAATGTTAGACGCTCGATGGTGGAACAATTAAATGAAGATTATGTACTTTATTTAAGAGCAAGCGGTGTGAAATCTATCACATTAATGTTGCATGTGTTGCGTAATGCTTTACAAGTTGCGGTATCAATCTTTTGTATGTCTATACCAATGATAATGGGTGGACTAGTTGTTATCGAGTATATCTTTGCATGGCCTGGACTAGGTCAATTAAGTTTAAAAGCAATACTTGAACACGATTTTCCAGTCATTCAAGCATATGTATTAATTGTAGCGGTATTATTTATTGTATTTAATACATTAGCAGATATCATTAATGCGCTATTAAATCCAAGATTAAGGGAGGGCGCACGATGA
- the cntC gene encoding staphylopine uptake ABC transporter permease subunit CntC → MIILKRLLQDKGAVIALGIIVLYVFLGLAAPLVTFYDPNHIDTANKFAGMSFQHLLGTDHLGRDILTRLIYAIRPSLLYVFVALFVSVLIGSILGFLSGYFQGFVDALIMRACDVMLAFPSYVVTLALIALFGMGAENIIMAFILTRWAWFCRVIRTSVMQYTASDHVRFAKTIGMNDMKIIHKHIMPLTLADIAIISSSSMCSMILQISGFSFLGLGVKAPTAEWGMMLNEARKVMFTHPEMMFAPGIAIVIIVMAFNFLSDALQIAIDPRISSKDKLRSVKKGVVQS, encoded by the coding sequence ATGATAATTTTAAAACGATTATTACAAGATAAAGGTGCAGTAATTGCTTTAGGCATTATTGTATTATATGTCTTTTTAGGATTAGCAGCACCACTTGTGACATTTTATGATCCTAACCATATCGATACAGCAAACAAATTTGCTGGCATGAGTTTTCAACATCTACTAGGTACTGACCATTTAGGTAGAGATATTTTAACTAGGTTAATTTATGCGATTAGACCAAGTTTGTTATATGTCTTTGTTGCGCTATTTGTTTCTGTACTTATTGGATCTATTTTAGGATTCTTATCAGGATATTTCCAAGGGTTTGTTGACGCCTTAATCATGCGTGCGTGTGATGTTATGTTGGCATTCCCAAGTTATGTTGTAACGTTAGCATTAATTGCATTGTTTGGAATGGGTGCCGAAAATATTATCATGGCATTTATTTTGACGCGTTGGGCATGGTTCTGTCGTGTTATACGTACAAGTGTTATGCAGTACACTGCTTCTGACCATGTAAGATTTGCTAAAACAATCGGTATGAATGATATGAAAATTATTCACAAACATATTATGCCATTAACATTAGCAGATATTGCTATCATCTCTAGTAGCTCGATGTGTTCAATGATCTTGCAAATATCTGGCTTTTCATTTTTAGGATTAGGTGTCAAAGCGCCTACTGCAGAGTGGGGCATGATGCTTAACGAAGCTAGAAAAGTGATGTTTACACATCCTGAAATGATGTTTGCGCCAGGTATTGCCATAGTGATTATAGTGATGGCATTTAACTTCTTATCCGATGCTTTACAAATTGCTATTGATCCCCGCATCTCTTCTAAAGATAAACTTCGTTCTGTGAAAAAAGGAGTGGTGCAATCATGA